Genomic window (Magnolia sinica isolate HGM2019 chromosome 10, MsV1, whole genome shotgun sequence):
TGCAAGTCGGTTAACCCCAGAACCACTGTAACATAAAGATCAATAGGTCGTATGTGTttcataatgatgattaaatcaAAAGTTACGATACAATTATTTTTTCATATCGGAATGAATTTCTTCTAGTAAGAGATGCATGAGATCTAGTTATGTTGTGTCCTCGATAAGATTAGGTACGGCTCTAACATATTACTTCTGCTTTCATTTGGGCATCTTATAGTTTGGTCATGTCAAGAATGCATCCAGGACATGTCCTACATCAACATTAAATTACCATCCAGGACATGTCCTACAACATTAAATTACCAATCCATTGGTTtcttatacataccttccttgcgaCCAGCCGTtgggttatttcatcaaacacttggtgagcaacatcaatatcaaagtaaccgagtcactaaactggttcgatccaagtatGATTCGAGCTAGGTTCAATCctagtcaagtcgagctggggccagctcgaactcgactcgaactcattttcgagctcaaaaaatcagcttgactcggttcgaactcagcttcgaaccaagttgaattgagctttttcgagtcaagtcaagcaagctaatcaagctaactcggttcgtgtagaCCTCTACTCACATGCGTGTTTCATGTTTGCAAGTGTGCTTGCGTGTGGATGTGTATGGCTTTACACATGCATGGAAGCAAGAAACATTCATTGttgacatgatctaaaaaattaccGTCCCATCACCACATAATAGCGTAGCACCACCCAAACATGCATGTATGAACCATTAATCACACCAAATCGAGATCGCAAATAGTATAAATTTGCAATCACAAATAATTCAAACACATGAACTACTTTCAAGCATCACACAATCCCATGAAAACAATCATATCTCCTTTTTTACATGTCAGATCAGGGCTAGCTTAAGTTGATTGGAAAAATAATTTGATGATATTTTAAATAGAATTAgaattaattcatttaaagacCGTTAGACTTTTCAAAAGTGAGCCCGAATTCCCTGATGGCGTAATTAACATTACTTACACAATCATTGCCATCCAACTTTGGTAAACGGACTGAAACTCCCTTGTTGGACATTGGATCTGAGTGATCTTAGGCTTGTTGAAAAGGTAATTGAAAGCTCATCGAATTATCTTTTCAATTTTTCCCAAATTGTCATGATATGACTTCTAATGAAGAAAATATGATTATTTTCGCAGGATCGCACAATTAATTAGACAATCTTTCAAATAGGACTAAATCAACTCATTTGGATGTTGTTTGAACTTTCAAAAGTGAGCCCAAAGTCCTTAGTAGTGTAACTCACGTTGCTTGCACAATGATCTAACTTCGGTAAATAGACTGAATCTCCCTCATTGCACCTTGGATCATAGTTATCTTGGATTCATTAGAAAAGCAATTGAAAACTTATCGAATTATCTTTTCAATGGGCCAAAGATCAATCTAATCTGACCTATTATAAGAGAATTACAACCATTTTCTTAAAATTGCATGATGTAGGAAAATTGttcataaatttgtactattcaTGATCGCAAATTTATAATTCACAACTACGAACAATACAAATTCGCAAACTATTTTTCAACATCAAAGTCTCACAAAAATAATCTTATTTCTCTCGCCAAATTAAGACAATGTTAGGCTTGTTTGAAAGATAATTCGTCAAGTTTTCAAATACCACCAAAATTAACCCATTTGGAGATCACTTCACTTTTCAAAAGTGGACCCAACATTCCTGATGATGACGGGACTCACATTGCTTCCACAGTCAACGTCATGCGATTTTGGTAAACAACGAATCTGAATGATCTTAggcttgttggaaaggtaactaaAAGGCAGGAGAGAGATTGGTATTTATAGCAAGGAGTGAGGAGAAAGGAGTTGGTTAATGTCTTGATCAGAATTCATTTGCTACTTATAAGAGTTGGTTAATATCTTAATCAGGATTTATTTGCTACTTATTTTAAGTGTTTGTGTTTATTCATAATACTCTTCCAAATTtagatttttctctttctttctcagcAAGGTTTTTCAAACCCACAAGCTTACAATTTCAGAGCAGATTAGATGTTACTGGATAGCACATTACTACGTGTTgccccatccatgaggcccacatttatgtatgtgttgtatatccacatcgtccagtagtttttccaactcattatatagtcccaaaaaatgaagtagctcaaaatctcaagtgaaccacattacaggaaacaattatCATTAAAcgctcatcattaaaaaatttctaagtcCAACTGTAATATGTACTGTCCATCCTTATCTATCAGccaatataaaacttttgtggcccttgaaagtttttaacggtgggcgttcaattcctacaatttattcaACTCAATGTATTCACCAtcctggggccacaaaagtttcaaggtgctggtatttgtgttctcccatctaggtccatgtgacctgatcaaaaggttggatggcagataaacattacagtgggccccacgaagttTTCAAATGTTGGatgtgttctctctctctctctcacccctccAATGGCAGACCCCAAAATCCAATGAGAAAAATATATCCTTCATCCATTCATCGTCTTCTCAATGCACCTGTAACGCTTCAacgtcttcttcttcctttttgtctTTCATCAGTCTGTTTTCACCATCATCCTCTCTTGGTTTGCCTTTTCTCCTTCTACTAACTCGATTCTGCCCCTCAAGTTCAATGTCTGCTGTTTCTCCCACTGTGGCAGGTTCCAGATCATTGACTTTTGAGTTCTAGATCCTTGCTTTGCAGGTGTTGTTGGCTGCAGTTTCTATGCTTTTTATTTTGAACAATCTTCGCATGTATGAAAATGATCAGTTTTCTCAAGGAGTATGTATGTTGAAAAGATTGAGGTGAGTGGGACAGAAAAtgcattttaggtttttttttttttttttttgtcgattTCTTGCTAAATGTTTGAATTTAGATTCAGGTAgattacatgtttgatttaaagAATTGGGTGTGTTCTGTTTTTGTTTGTATATGGATTTGGCAAGATATCCAATTGGTTTTATAGAAATGTTTTTGGCTTGATCAATCTGGCCTGTTCATTTGGCAACTTGCTTGTTTGTAATCCTCACGATTTGTGGCTCATCTGAGGCTTGAAAATTTCTCATTCTTtttgctaaagtatatatttgaaTTTATCACAATCATTctgttaaatatcacatatgtacaataatttggaatattaaagctaatttgcgatatcacatatattcttgtgaatatttttaaaaattccaatgcattctaatTCCTCTCATTTACTCCCCTCCAAacagaatatttggatttcaaatgcatttcatataCTCCTGTCCAAACACAATTgagtaagccatttactcccaatttaTTTACCTCTATTAACAAGCTCCCAAATGAGCATCAAACTAGTCTTCATGGGTTGATTGACATGTATCACAAGAAAAtccatagaaaaaaaaattaaaataactaAAAAAGTACAACAGTTCCACACAGAACCAACACAAATCCTTGaaacaaaagcaaaagaaaagttGTTGTTGATTTCCTCTCCACTTGCTCCTATCGAGATCATTCAAGTAACAATTTCGATACGAGGGATGTGGGAAATCTTGCCCCGACCTTCTCCTCCATCTCGGTAGCGGTCTCGTAACAATGGACAGCACATGATCTTCAATTCTTGAAGCATGGTGAGATGTTGCAACTCTGGTAGAGACTCCAACTGTTCACACCTGTAGATTTCCAAAATTCGGAGGACCTTGAATTGTCCCAACCAACCACAAGGGAGCATTTTTAGCTCAGGACTGTACCAAATCACCAAATGGTTGAGGTTGGGGAGGATGGGTAGGGGCCCTCCTGACAACATCCCTTCATTACTTATGTTTAAAGCCAGCTTCTGGAGGAGCAATGGAAGGTTGCAGGGCAATGCCTTTAGCTTTGGGCAATTATGTATTTCTAATTGGAGGAGAGATGGCATAACATCTCCACCTCTCAATTCCCACTCCTCCCAATTTGGCATGCCCCAAAACATTAAGGTCTCCAGCTTTGGGAATGagacaccaccaccaccacttctGTCGTTGTTATCATCCCCAATAAACTCACCACCCACATATCTCACCTCTTCCATTTCCATAATTTCAAGAGATTTAAGAGACGGTAGTTTCCCAAGACCCGGTAGTTGTTTACACTTCTGACATTTCTCGAGATGCACCTTGACTAGATTGGAGAATGCTGGATCCTCTAGCCACTTGGGAAGCTTGGAACCTTGGTAATGCAATATTTGAAACTCTTTCAGGTTTCTGTGGGGCTGGAGGCTTTGGAGCACGTCTTCCATCCTCTTCATCTCGTCATCCAACAGTTCACGTCTGTCGTAGTACTGCAAGGATATAGCATGAAGGTGCTGCTTTTTATACAGTTCTGCCTCCCTAGCTTCATCTGCGCTCCCGATATTTTCCAAGCCGATAATTCGAAGTCTTCCTTGAAGGTGATTGAGGTTTTTCAGTTCTCCGCATTTACATCCGTCGTCTCTATCCCCCATAATGAAACGTGTTAACATCTGAAGGCCAGTTAGTCTCCCTATACCCTGAGGTAAGTACTTCAGCATGTGGGTGTCTTCTAATTCTAGATGTCTCAGGCTAATCATCTTCCTCATCCCTCTAGGCAGTTTTCTTAGCCTAAAACAACTATTGAGTTtcaaggtccataaatttctgcAATTACTCACTGCTGCTGGCAACTCTTTTACGCTTGTATAAGATAAATCAAGATATCTCAAGTGTTTCAACTGTCCTACTGTTTGAGACAATTTCGTAATGCTAGTAAAACTCGCGTCGAATACTCGAAGCCGTCTCAAATGATGAAATAAATTGTTTGGCAGGCTGGAGATGCTTGGGGCGAGTAACAATGTCCGCAGCTTGTGGGCCTTATAAAGGGTAGCCCAAGTAGAAGCCACTTCATTATCAGCATCTTCTTCATAATTGGCGATTAAAGAAGAATGACggacattttttattttcgagGAGGCTTGCTTTCCGATCTCCACTATCGAACAGTCACTTCCTGTAACAAATTGCGCAAGATCATGAACcaaatcatgcatcttgcactTGTTGCCATAACTATCCATTTCTGCGGCTTGGAGCAATGAGCGCCTTAACAAATTATCTAAATATAGTTTGCTGATTTCCTCCACATCTCCGCTTCCCTCGGAGTGGATGAAACCTTGGGCCACCCATAGCTTGACGATCACGTCCGTGTTGCTCTCCTTGTTGATCCACCAATCTTTCGGAAAAACGGAGCAATACATGAAGCACTGCTTTAGAGCAGGAGGCAGATTATAGTAGCTTAGTAACAAAGCTGGTAAAATGCCTCCCAAGGTATCGCCTGTGGTCCATATATCACTTCCCAAGACAAGATCCCACTGGCTTCTTGTCCTTCTCGAGCGCATGGCACTCCCTATTGTCTTTGCTGCGAGAGGCACGCCTCCACACTTTTTTACAATTTCCCTTCCAGTCTCTTCCAATTCCGAACGCTCTTCTGCACTTCGATGATCGAGTGCTCTACGGCTGAACAATAACCAGCAATTTTCTTCGGATAAAACTGCCAGTTTATACATGTGGGTGTTTCCCTTCGCCAGTGCAACCTTTTCACTGCGAGTGGTTATAATGATTCGACTCCCTAATGCACCGGCTTGGAAGGGAAGTCTCAATTTATCCCACTTCTCACTATTTTCACTCCAAATATCATCAAGCACAAGCAAGAATTGCTTCGCATGCAAGATTTCATGGAGGTGATGTTGCAACTGATCCAGGTCTAGTGATTCACAGCTAGACCCATTTGCAGATTTTATGATTAATTTCGTAATCTTTTTCACATCAAAATGTACTGAAACAAACACCCACATTCTCATGTCGAAATGCCCTGTCACATCCTCATTGTTGTAGGCGAGCTGGGCAAGAGTGGTCTTGCCCAATCCCCCCATTCCAACAATAGAAATGACAATGGGCGTCTCATTTACTTCTCCACCATTCTCCCTCAGCAGCAAGTCTACAACTTCCTTTTTATCATTTTCTCTACCTACAATTGACGATTGGTGGAGCAGGGAGCCTGTTTCTCGCTCTTCGATCTCGCCCCGCCTCACTTCACTAtccactctctcactctctcctcgATCTACACTAAGACCCAATTGGCTCATCTCTGTTTTGATATGTTCTAATTTACCCCATGCCTCCTTTATCCTTCTCCCAATTCCGTGACGTAACATGACATGATTGAAGCAAGTAAAAGGCGAGAGGAAGCTTCTTACCTTGTTCTCGCTGAAACTAGACTCATCGCCTTCATCGACTTTGGATCTGAGAGCTTCTGCCATCCATTCATCTAGTATGTCGTCGACATCATAGGCCTTTTAGCTTCTCCAACCAAGTCATCACCACTTTATCCTTCACTTGCCGACTTTCAGCATCTTCAAGCACAGCTTTGATCAAGAAGAACGTATTGGAAAGCTTTTCAATCTCATTGGTGACACCCACCAACAAAGCCACCTCATCCTGGAGGATGATGTTCAACTTCTCCATTGCGGTCGAGACTAGTAAATCAACcatgttttctttttcctttttctttttctttttttttttgtggggtatGTAGAAGGGAAGAAGGGAGGTGTTTGAATTGAAAGAGGTGTAGAAATTGGAAATGGGAAGGACCCTTAGATTTGGAATAGAGAAGGTAGAGCAGTGATAGAAGAAAATCTTGTTTTGCAATTACTGTTACAACTGAATTCTCATTTTATAGTCAGTGTTTGATAGATGCCTGTTATTTCATCTTTTCTTTATTCCAAGATTCATGCAACACTTTCCTTCCACTTCAAGTTTGAAATGCTTAAGGAGTTAAACAGTGACTCCAAATGAAGGAATGGAATAATCTCATCTGGACCAAAGGTTTGGACAAATCCTGACGGTTGATCAGATGTGTCATACAATGGATGACCCATGTCCTAGAAATAAAAATCCATGATTAGCAGATGGATTGACGGTTGGGGAAAGAATCATGGAACTGGTTCCCATCCAACTCGAGGGTAAAGATTGGATGACTGGGATCTTCTAATCCGGTTAATTTGTAATAAGACACGATTGATCAATGGCTGGAAAAAACCAAGCGCCCCCGGTTGGTTTATGAGGTTAACAATATCCATGGATTGAGTACAACTCATCTTAAGAATAAGATGTCCTCTCAAAAGTAAAGGGAGATGCCTCATGCAAGGATTTCCTAGAATAAAGAGTGAGAGACCGAAGAATCGGATCTGATACCAACGGACGAGGAATTGAAAAGTATCTTATCGTGCATTATTGAGTATGAAGATCAGATGAATGGAACATCATACTATGAATAACATACCTTGTTGGGATGCTATTGCTGTAGGCATGTTGCCGTAGTCTTCCCCTCCTTATACTCTTGGAGAAGCTTTAATAAggctgaagcttcttttgatgtgTTTGATTGGGGACCCAACCTGTTCTTAtagttagggctgtacacga
Coding sequences:
- the LOC131217604 gene encoding putative disease resistance protein RGA3, producing the protein MAEALRSKVDEGDESSFSENKVRSFLSPFTCFNHVMLRHGIGRRIKEAWGKLEHIKTEMSQLGLSVDRGESERVDSEVRRGEIEERETGSLLHQSSIVGRENDKKEVVDLLLRENGGEVNETPIVISIVGMGGLGKTTLAQLAYNNEDVTGHFDMRMWVFVSVHFDVKKITKLIIKSANGSSCESLDLDQLQHHLHEILHAKQFLLVLDDIWSENSEKWDKLRLPFQAGALGSRIIITTRSEKVALAKGNTHMYKLAVLSEENCWLLFSRRALDHRSAEERSELEETGREIVKKCGGVPLAAKTIGSAMRSRRTRSQWDLVLGSDIWTTGDTLGGILPALLLSYYNLPPALKQCFMYCSVFPKDWWINKESNTDVIVKLWVAQGFIHSEGSGDVEEISKLYLDNLLRRSLLQAAEMDSYGNKCKMHDLVHDLAQFVTGSDCSIVEIGKQASSKIKNVRHSSLIANYEEDADNEVASTWATLYKAHKLRTLLLAPSISSLPNNLFHHLRRLRVFDASFTSITKLSQTVGQLKHLRYLDLSYTSVKELPAAVSNCRNLWTLKLNSCFRLRKLPRGMRKMISLRHLELEDTHMLKYLPQGIGRLTGLQMLTRFIMGDRDDGCKCGELKNLNHLQGRLRIIGLENIGSADEAREAELYKKQHLHAISLQYYDRRELLDDEMKRMEDVLQSLQPHRNLKEFQILHYQGSKLPKWLEDPAFSNLVKVHLEKCQKCKQLPGLGKLPSLKSLEIMEMEEVRYVGGEFIGDDNNDRSGGGGVSFPKLETLMFWGMPNWEEWELRGGDVMPSLLQLEIHNCPKLKALPCNLPLLLQKLALNISNEGMLSGGPLPILPNLNHLVIWYSPELKMLPCGWLGQFKVLRILEIYRCEQLESLPELQHLTMLQELKIMCCPLLRDRYRDGGEGRGKISHIPRIEIVT